The Halosimplex litoreum genome has a window encoding:
- a CDS encoding ABC transporter substrate-binding protein codes for MDPGSAGRAGDDPVDGTTRRRYLAAVAAGVAGSMAGCSGPNEIVDSPQVFGFQFPYVPENVHVGPWSSSDPAAFYSILFEAESYTTPGGERRLGDVIDSFETDGDTATVAYADGYTWWSGDPVTARDAWIEERIGSFVSGGRSYEVERLDDRRLRYRFERPLDRPLALSTAAGGAVRTRADRYEPWLDRFRDAGTDERRGEVAADLRTDSPGLETVADEGLGCGPFELVEVSINRLMLERYEDHPRADEVAVPRLWFPVVQSVSIENLVSKGWLDGGTGRLDDERGTPPENLEELARYPTNSGTKLVLDWRDPHLGRRPVRRAVLSVIPVDQVVDVTDWGEPTVRQTGLSAPAARRWLPEEVRERLHRYPVEADEETAAEYMREAGYSRDGNGDWRGPDGEQPSLSLATPVWSDFVSGAEVVASSLSQFGFDVETDRLTNSNVYAAVSNHTHDVTLWNFDGDPYSVYDLASDGSTSIGYGATGPDADAGSRGKPVEVSVPRQPGAVDAPAGERRTVDLRELWRTIEGPSDRETTVDAITTFATWWNDALPDVYLGTTVDGLWGNTRDFEWPSYDAAPEYGTAGPAGQPVFHMLKHGMIRPTTEE; via the coding sequence ATGGATCCTGGTTCCGCGGGACGGGCGGGCGACGACCCGGTCGACGGCACGACTCGGCGGCGGTATCTCGCCGCGGTCGCCGCCGGGGTCGCCGGGTCGATGGCCGGCTGTTCCGGCCCGAACGAGATCGTCGACTCGCCGCAAGTGTTCGGGTTCCAGTTCCCATACGTCCCCGAGAACGTCCACGTCGGACCGTGGTCCTCCTCGGACCCGGCGGCGTTCTACTCGATCCTCTTCGAGGCCGAGTCCTACACTACCCCCGGCGGCGAGCGCCGACTCGGCGACGTGATCGACTCCTTCGAGACCGACGGCGACACCGCGACGGTCGCGTACGCCGACGGGTACACGTGGTGGTCGGGCGACCCCGTCACGGCCCGGGACGCGTGGATCGAGGAGCGCATCGGGTCGTTCGTGAGCGGCGGCCGAAGCTACGAGGTCGAACGCCTCGACGACAGGCGGCTCCGCTATCGCTTCGAGCGGCCGCTCGACCGACCGCTCGCGCTCTCGACTGCCGCGGGCGGTGCCGTCAGAACGCGCGCCGACCGCTACGAACCCTGGCTCGACCGGTTCCGCGACGCCGGGACCGACGAGCGCCGCGGGGAGGTCGCCGCCGACCTCCGCACGGACAGCCCCGGGCTGGAGACGGTCGCCGACGAGGGGCTGGGCTGTGGTCCCTTCGAGCTGGTCGAGGTGTCGATCAACCGGCTGATGCTGGAGCGCTACGAGGACCACCCCCGCGCCGACGAGGTCGCCGTCCCACGCCTGTGGTTCCCCGTCGTCCAGTCGGTCTCGATCGAGAACCTCGTCAGCAAGGGGTGGCTCGACGGCGGCACCGGCCGGCTCGACGACGAGCGCGGGACCCCGCCGGAGAACCTCGAAGAGCTCGCCCGCTACCCGACGAACTCGGGGACGAAGCTCGTCCTCGACTGGCGGGACCCACACCTCGGTCGCCGCCCGGTCCGGCGAGCCGTCCTGTCGGTGATCCCGGTCGACCAGGTGGTCGACGTGACCGACTGGGGCGAGCCGACCGTCCGCCAGACCGGCCTCTCCGCGCCCGCCGCCCGCCGGTGGCTCCCCGAGGAGGTCCGCGAGCGACTCCACCGCTACCCCGTCGAGGCCGACGAGGAGACCGCTGCCGAGTACATGCGCGAGGCGGGCTACAGCCGCGACGGGAACGGAGACTGGCGCGGCCCGGACGGCGAGCAGCCGTCGCTCAGCCTCGCGACGCCGGTGTGGTCGGACTTCGTCTCCGGGGCGGAGGTCGTCGCGTCGAGCCTCTCGCAGTTCGGCTTCGACGTCGAGACCGACCGGCTCACCAACAGCAACGTCTACGCCGCCGTCTCGAACCACACCCACGACGTCACGCTCTGGAACTTCGACGGCGATCCCTACAGCGTCTACGACCTGGCCAGCGACGGATCGACCTCGATCGGGTACGGCGCCACCGGCCCGGACGCCGACGCCGGGAGCCGCGGCAAGCCCGTCGAGGTCTCGGTCCCCCGGCAGCCGGGCGCAGTCGACGCCCCAGCGGGGGAGCGCCGGACGGTCGACCTCCGCGAGCTCTGGCGGACGATCGAAGGGCCGAGCGACCGGGAGACGACCGTCGACGCGATCACCACGTTCGCGACTTGGTGGAACGACGCCCTCCCCGACGTCTACCTCGGGACCACCGTCGACGGCCTCTGGGGCAACACCCGCGACTTCGAGTGGCCGTCCTACGACGCGGCCCCCGAATACGGGACCGCCGGCCCCGCCGGTCAGCCCGTGTTTCACATGCTGAAACACGGTATGATACGGCCGACGACCGAGGAGTAG
- a CDS encoding glycoside hydrolase family 3 N-terminal domain-containing protein produces MTADSDAAYRDPAVPISRRIEDLLSRMTVEEKAAQLGSVSPSRGVADNAGEVDEGQELVEDGELNREVAEELLAEGIGHLTRIGGEGSLPPTQAASVTNEIQEYLAEETRLGIPAIPHEECLSGYMGPEGTTFPQGIGMASTWDPDLLAAVTDTIGDQLEAIGTAHALSPVLDVARDLRWGRVEETYGEDPYLVAEMATAYVDGLQGDSPADGISATLKHFVGHAVGAGGKNRSSVDLSRRTLREVHMFPFEAAIHEGNAESVMNAYHDIDGVPCAKDEWLLTDVLRGEWGFDGTVVSDYFSVDFLKEEHGVAATQQEAAVSAVEAGVDVELPNTDCYEYLAEAVRDGDLAEESLDESVRRVLRAKFEKGLFDDATVDVEAATDPYEDEAAVGLAREAARDSLVVLKNESDLLPLDEADSVAVVGPKADDKKGMLGDYAYAAHYPEEEYEFEADTPLAAIENRVDADVNYAQGCTATGNSTDKIGRAVEAAENADVALAFVGARSAVDFSDAEGVKAEQPMVPTSGEGCDVTDLGLPGVQNELVAQVEETDTPVVIVLVSGKPHAIPDIDAGADAVVQAWLPGEEAGNAVVDVVFEGHDSGGHLPISMPKSVGQLPVHYSRKPNTYSEDYVYDDAQPVYPFGHGLSYAEFEYSDLDLSDVDVDPSGTFSASVTVENTADRDGSDVVQLYVSAENPDLARPVQELVGFRRVELDAGESTEITFDLAASQLAYHDRNENLAVEAGDYELRVGHSSEEIAESARLSVTDTKQVPRTSRRYFTETSLDQA; encoded by the coding sequence ATGACAGCCGACTCCGACGCAGCCTACCGCGATCCGGCGGTACCGATATCGCGGCGCATCGAGGATCTGCTCTCCCGAATGACGGTCGAAGAGAAAGCCGCGCAGCTCGGCTCGGTGAGCCCGAGCCGTGGTGTCGCGGACAACGCCGGCGAGGTCGACGAGGGCCAGGAACTCGTCGAGGACGGCGAACTCAACCGCGAGGTCGCAGAGGAACTGCTCGCCGAGGGGATCGGCCACCTCACTCGCATCGGCGGCGAGGGCAGTCTCCCGCCGACGCAGGCCGCGTCGGTCACCAACGAGATCCAAGAGTACCTCGCCGAAGAGACGCGACTCGGAATCCCCGCGATCCCACACGAGGAGTGTCTCAGCGGCTACATGGGCCCCGAGGGCACCACCTTCCCGCAGGGAATCGGCATGGCGAGTACCTGGGACCCGGACCTGCTGGCGGCGGTCACCGACACGATCGGCGACCAGCTCGAGGCCATCGGCACCGCCCACGCGCTCTCGCCGGTGCTGGACGTCGCTCGGGACCTGCGCTGGGGTCGCGTCGAGGAGACCTACGGCGAGGACCCGTACCTCGTCGCCGAGATGGCGACCGCTTACGTCGACGGCCTGCAGGGCGACTCCCCCGCCGACGGCATCTCCGCGACGCTGAAGCACTTCGTCGGCCACGCCGTCGGCGCGGGCGGGAAGAACCGCTCGTCGGTCGACCTGAGCCGGCGCACGCTCCGAGAGGTCCACATGTTCCCGTTCGAGGCGGCGATCCACGAGGGGAACGCGGAGTCGGTCATGAACGCATACCACGACATCGACGGCGTGCCCTGCGCGAAAGACGAGTGGCTGCTGACGGACGTGCTCCGCGGCGAGTGGGGCTTCGACGGCACCGTCGTCTCCGACTACTTCAGCGTCGACTTCCTCAAGGAGGAACACGGCGTCGCCGCGACCCAGCAGGAGGCGGCCGTCTCGGCCGTCGAGGCCGGTGTCGACGTGGAACTGCCCAACACCGACTGCTACGAGTACCTCGCCGAGGCCGTCCGCGACGGCGACCTGGCCGAGGAGAGCCTCGACGAGTCGGTCCGCCGGGTCCTGCGCGCGAAGTTCGAGAAGGGGCTGTTCGACGACGCCACCGTCGACGTCGAGGCGGCGACCGACCCCTACGAGGACGAGGCGGCCGTCGGGCTGGCCCGCGAGGCCGCCCGCGACTCGCTGGTCGTCCTGAAAAACGAGAGCGACCTGCTGCCGCTCGACGAGGCCGATTCCGTCGCCGTGGTCGGTCCGAAGGCCGACGACAAGAAGGGGATGCTCGGCGACTACGCCTACGCCGCCCACTACCCCGAGGAGGAGTACGAGTTCGAGGCCGACACGCCCCTGGCCGCCATCGAGAACCGCGTCGACGCCGACGTGAACTACGCTCAGGGCTGTACGGCCACGGGCAACTCCACCGACAAGATCGGCCGCGCCGTCGAGGCCGCCGAGAACGCCGACGTGGCGCTGGCGTTCGTCGGCGCCCGCTCGGCCGTCGACTTCTCCGACGCCGAGGGCGTGAAGGCCGAACAGCCGATGGTCCCGACCAGCGGCGAGGGCTGTGACGTAACCGACCTCGGGCTACCCGGCGTCCAGAACGAGCTCGTCGCGCAGGTCGAGGAGACGGACACCCCCGTGGTGATCGTCCTCGTCAGCGGCAAGCCCCACGCGATCCCCGACATCGACGCGGGCGCCGACGCGGTCGTCCAGGCGTGGCTCCCTGGCGAAGAAGCAGGCAACGCCGTCGTCGACGTGGTCTTCGAGGGCCACGACTCGGGCGGCCACCTCCCCATCTCGATGCCCAAGTCCGTCGGCCAGCTGCCGGTCCACTACAGCCGCAAGCCCAACACCTACAGCGAGGACTACGTCTACGACGACGCCCAGCCGGTGTACCCGTTCGGCCACGGCCTGAGCTACGCCGAGTTCGAGTACTCCGACCTCGATCTGTCGGACGTGGACGTCGACCCCTCCGGGACGTTCTCCGCGAGCGTCACGGTCGAGAACACCGCCGACCGCGACGGGAGCGACGTGGTTCAGCTGTACGTCTCCGCCGAGAACCCCGACCTGGCCCGCCCGGTCCAGGAGCTCGTCGGCTTCCGCCGCGTCGAACTCGACGCTGGCGAGTCGACCGAGATCACCTTCGACCTGGCCGCCAGCCAGCTCGCCTACCACGACCGCAACGAGAATCTCGCCGTCGAGGCCGGCGACTACGAACTCCGCGTCGGCCACTCCTCCGAGGAGATCGCCGAGTCCGCCCGCCTCTCGGTGACCGACACGAAACAGGTCCCGCGAACCAGCCGCCGGTACTTCACCGAGACGAGCCTCGACCAGGCCTGA
- a CDS encoding ABC transporter substrate-binding protein, which translates to MRKPDSIRDKELSRRQYAQILAGMGAAGMAGCGSNGGSTATPGSGSTPTPTPSGDGGDMGDGGDGETETEADTATATAAEPVTRQVNYAVANSPDVFNWNPWTPQDNTIGDLWMSDLHGLRNVHTTQSSYSGTTIPTPHKPDHEEIEIMTWISGFEVEPPYDWYDHHDDRARYWNGDPYDAVAREAHNHVNFFQQGNKFSEGVTFNQRAEDQWTHHYWQNKGDVPEQDPDPTARVVLRSNAGPVDGDPPIHPDFTTPYREQYRDAANADAVSSITDELVSDRISLDRMAANGGTDEMLAGSGPYMLESMDDVGSERVILRLNEDHPNAENTNVERLALYWAEGDRRQTLVNEGVLDVDSGAVTDSGATTRETLPDHVQEFTRWLRATGGDVWKLNWQNEHLQNLWVRRALIEAIDWNAVSANGWGEDASQVTQHDTFLLDAQSESTFSEDFLDQLHHYSRSSNVENANRYMQRAGYSKQGGQWVDPNGNPASIDLSSRSGSPANVQGAQTIRANLANWGFGVNFTTMGWNNWSTSIDPNEGLNYDSTMFWHGDPYVFQYYHDRGAWWDEALVAGSPTGSPFNADPEDEMDTQGKPVVQQVPDEPGAFEAPDEAGKSPDLDNATEVNLVETVNAIREPGNSEEEQQELYRTCAKYYNFYVPHFVFHQYLMGSYGDVRDFDWPDPSARAFDYERSFGIEDVLVLGGITQASTDTEFEPPQ; encoded by the coding sequence ATGCGGAAGCCTGACAGCATCCGTGACAAGGAGTTATCGCGACGCCAGTACGCGCAGATACTGGCTGGAATGGGAGCCGCGGGCATGGCGGGTTGTGGGAGCAACGGTGGATCCACGGCCACGCCGGGTTCGGGGAGCACGCCGACGCCGACCCCGAGCGGCGACGGCGGCGACATGGGCGACGGTGGTGACGGTGAGACCGAAACCGAAGCCGACACCGCGACCGCGACCGCCGCGGAGCCGGTGACCCGCCAGGTCAACTACGCCGTGGCGAACTCGCCGGACGTGTTCAACTGGAACCCGTGGACGCCCCAGGACAACACCATCGGCGACCTGTGGATGTCCGACCTGCACGGGCTCCGGAACGTCCACACCACGCAGAGTTCCTACAGCGGGACGACGATCCCCACGCCGCACAAGCCCGACCACGAGGAGATCGAGATCATGACGTGGATCTCGGGCTTCGAGGTCGAACCGCCCTACGACTGGTACGACCACCACGACGACCGCGCCCGATACTGGAACGGCGACCCCTACGACGCGGTCGCCCGCGAGGCGCACAACCACGTGAACTTCTTCCAGCAGGGGAACAAGTTCAGCGAGGGCGTGACGTTCAACCAGCGCGCCGAGGACCAGTGGACCCACCACTACTGGCAGAACAAGGGCGACGTCCCCGAGCAGGACCCCGACCCGACGGCACGGGTCGTGCTGCGCTCGAACGCGGGCCCCGTCGACGGTGACCCGCCGATCCACCCCGACTTCACCACCCCCTACCGGGAGCAGTACCGCGACGCGGCGAACGCGGACGCGGTCAGTTCGATCACGGACGAGCTCGTCAGCGACCGGATCAGCCTCGACCGCATGGCCGCGAACGGCGGCACCGACGAGATGCTCGCCGGGTCCGGTCCCTACATGCTGGAGTCGATGGACGACGTCGGCTCCGAGCGGGTCATCCTCCGGCTCAACGAGGACCACCCCAACGCCGAGAACACGAACGTCGAGCGGCTCGCGCTCTACTGGGCCGAGGGCGACCGGCGCCAGACGCTCGTCAACGAGGGTGTGCTCGACGTCGACTCCGGCGCCGTCACCGACAGCGGGGCCACTACCCGCGAGACGCTGCCGGACCACGTCCAGGAGTTCACCCGCTGGCTGCGCGCTACGGGTGGCGACGTCTGGAAGCTCAACTGGCAGAACGAACACCTCCAGAACCTCTGGGTGCGCCGTGCACTCATCGAGGCCATCGACTGGAACGCCGTCTCCGCAAACGGGTGGGGCGAGGACGCCTCGCAGGTCACCCAGCACGACACCTTCCTGCTGGACGCCCAGTCCGAGAGCACGTTCTCCGAGGACTTCCTCGACCAGCTGCACCACTACTCGCGTTCCTCGAACGTCGAGAACGCGAACCGGTACATGCAGCGGGCGGGCTACAGCAAGCAGGGCGGCCAGTGGGTCGACCCCAACGGCAACCCCGCGTCGATCGACCTCTCCTCGCGTTCGGGCAGCCCCGCCAACGTGCAGGGCGCCCAGACCATCCGCGCCAACCTCGCCAACTGGGGCTTCGGCGTGAACTTCACCACGATGGGCTGGAACAACTGGTCGACCTCGATCGACCCGAACGAGGGACTCAACTACGACTCCACGATGTTCTGGCACGGCGACCCGTACGTGTTCCAGTACTACCACGACCGCGGCGCGTGGTGGGACGAAGCGCTCGTCGCCGGCAGTCCGACCGGCAGCCCGTTCAACGCCGACCCCGAGGACGAGATGGACACGCAGGGCAAGCCGGTCGTCCAGCAGGTGCCCGACGAGCCGGGCGCCTTCGAGGCCCCGGACGAGGCCGGCAAGTCGCCGGATCTCGACAACGCGACCGAAGTCAACCTCGTCGAGACCGTCAACGCGATCCGCGAACCGGGCAACTCCGAGGAAGAGCAACAGGAGCTCTACCGGACCTGCGCGAAGTACTACAACTTCTACGTCCCGCACTTCGTGTTCCATCAGTACCTGATGGGTTCCTACGGCGACGTGCGCGACTTCGACTGGCCGGACCCGTCGGCCCGAGCGTTCGACTACGAGCGCTCGTTCGGTATCGAGGACGTGCTCGTGCTCGGCGGCATCACGCAGGCCAGCACGGACACCGAGTTCGAGCCGCCGCAGTAA
- a CDS encoding endo-1,4-beta-xylanase has translation MRESDRGGREDDRFRVGRRPFLQSIGAAGAAGGIASATAGGVSADTPDSWASGGDSYYSTLVDDLQNGEGLPPASFEFADTESAAWDTLFAQAGSDGQYGTVESIDVSGDSVPFSEARRIDVTDAPDANYPVQLRGDLTRDVSAGDTLLAVAYLRSSSDSPQSEFYAVDSGGFGNASVGNGSPTIGSEWERHYFPIEIGADTTADSSDLYVQWQFGFKQQTVDVGGVALLDFGTNAEFDQLPSGVVESSGSSGSYYDTLTGDLSALNLPDPGFVYSDTESGTWSSYEFGVGEYGTTESLDVSGDSVPFSQASRVSINGTQSNGYNANLRGDVSGMAVEQGDVFLGVAYLRAPDGDAQVTYSAQESASTSYNNWAEFTSPSIGSEWERFYFPIQYGTGDDAGNWWTEFWLAYNEQTVDVGGLALLDYSDTDVAVGDLPAGAASEIGTGGGGPEEWPQTDDPYYSGLIDYLQERQLDPGRFVYANNETDAFAGFELAGGETDKATRSSLDVGDGVPFSEATRIDVTESGTNAYSINLKNFVNDEGVSSGDVLLGVAYLRTPDEENAQVTYKVSENTNFANYVTKPNPPVTNEWQRFFFPVAFDSGYEAGNWWTEIWVGAQVQTVDIGGLALFTFEGNNSLEALPEWEQSPADGWEEEADARIQDHRTAEMAVDVVDENGDPVEGAEVSVSMQEHEFKFGAMTNAPQIANTEEGDPYRENRKELFNAGVLENYHKWDFWEGGQDTADAAVEWMEAQDWYIRGHVALWGSVSSAAVPDDVVDAMAWDSDAGEAVPSEADSQYVRDETIAHVEDIVSYYGDRIDEWEVINELIPQPGFARAIHGADVNPPEAPILGEWFATAQEAGPDGQPLGINDYNTIEGPYSGRRDQYQTQIETVQNTEAGLDFVGLQSHFSESSSLLPSQTMSALDSYAEYDVPIRITEFDMSDENWPESEKADFFYQFLKTVFSHPSVEQFVVWGLIDTLHWRDDAPFYAAGWEEKPALDRYRDLVFDQWWTEESGTTDSEGRFTTNAFKGEYEVTVTHDGETVTRSATLSDDGATVSVATNLSPVVQEYDSNGNSAVEVRELGRAATDFARGDLTISELSEIARLFASS, from the coding sequence ATGCGAGAGTCTGACAGAGGCGGTCGTGAGGACGACCGATTCAGGGTGGGCCGTCGACCGTTCCTCCAGTCGATCGGAGCGGCCGGCGCCGCGGGTGGTATCGCCAGCGCAACAGCGGGCGGGGTCAGCGCGGACACGCCCGATTCGTGGGCGTCGGGCGGTGACTCATACTATTCGACGCTCGTCGACGACCTCCAGAACGGAGAGGGGCTGCCGCCGGCGTCGTTCGAGTTCGCCGACACCGAGTCGGCCGCCTGGGACACGCTGTTCGCACAGGCCGGCTCGGACGGCCAGTACGGGACCGTCGAATCCATCGACGTGAGCGGCGACTCGGTGCCGTTCTCCGAGGCGCGTCGGATCGACGTGACCGACGCGCCGGACGCGAACTACCCGGTGCAGCTCCGCGGCGACCTCACGCGGGACGTTTCCGCGGGCGACACGCTACTCGCGGTCGCGTACCTCCGGTCGTCGTCCGACAGCCCACAGTCGGAGTTTTACGCCGTCGATAGCGGCGGGTTCGGGAACGCGTCGGTCGGCAACGGGTCGCCGACGATCGGCTCGGAGTGGGAACGGCACTACTTCCCGATCGAGATCGGTGCCGACACCACGGCCGACTCCTCGGACCTCTACGTCCAGTGGCAGTTCGGCTTCAAACAGCAGACCGTCGACGTCGGTGGGGTGGCGCTGCTCGACTTCGGGACGAACGCCGAGTTCGACCAGCTACCGTCCGGTGTCGTAGAGTCGTCCGGCTCGTCGGGGTCGTACTACGACACGCTGACCGGCGACCTGTCGGCGCTGAACCTCCCCGACCCCGGGTTCGTCTATAGCGACACAGAGTCGGGGACGTGGAGCTCCTACGAGTTCGGTGTCGGCGAGTACGGAACTACCGAAAGCCTCGACGTGAGCGGCGATTCGGTCCCGTTCTCGCAAGCGTCGCGCGTGTCGATCAACGGCACACAGAGCAACGGCTACAACGCGAACCTTCGAGGTGACGTGAGCGGGATGGCCGTAGAACAGGGCGACGTGTTCCTCGGCGTGGCGTACCTGCGCGCCCCCGACGGCGACGCGCAGGTCACCTACTCCGCACAGGAGAGCGCCAGTACGTCGTACAACAACTGGGCGGAGTTCACTAGCCCCTCGATCGGCTCGGAGTGGGAACGATTCTACTTCCCGATCCAGTACGGTACCGGCGACGACGCCGGCAACTGGTGGACGGAGTTCTGGCTGGCGTACAACGAGCAGACCGTCGACGTCGGCGGGCTCGCGCTGCTGGACTACTCCGATACCGACGTAGCGGTCGGCGACCTTCCTGCCGGCGCGGCGAGTGAGATCGGGACTGGGGGCGGCGGACCGGAAGAGTGGCCCCAGACCGACGACCCGTACTACTCGGGGCTGATCGACTACCTCCAAGAGCGCCAACTCGACCCCGGACGGTTCGTCTACGCGAACAACGAGACCGACGCCTTCGCCGGGTTCGAACTCGCCGGCGGTGAGACGGACAAGGCCACCCGCTCCAGCCTGGATGTCGGCGACGGCGTTCCGTTCTCGGAGGCGACCCGGATCGACGTCACCGAATCTGGGACGAACGCCTACAGCATCAACCTCAAGAACTTCGTCAACGACGAAGGTGTCTCCAGCGGCGACGTCCTCCTCGGCGTCGCGTACCTCCGCACGCCGGACGAGGAGAACGCGCAGGTGACGTACAAGGTCAGCGAGAACACAAACTTTGCCAACTACGTCACGAAGCCGAACCCGCCGGTCACCAACGAGTGGCAGCGGTTCTTCTTCCCCGTCGCGTTCGACAGCGGCTACGAAGCGGGCAACTGGTGGACGGAGATCTGGGTCGGTGCACAGGTCCAGACAGTCGACATCGGCGGGCTCGCGCTGTTCACCTTCGAGGGGAACAACTCTCTGGAGGCCTTGCCGGAGTGGGAGCAATCGCCCGCCGACGGCTGGGAGGAAGAAGCAGACGCTCGCATCCAGGACCACCGGACGGCCGAGATGGCGGTCGACGTCGTCGACGAGAACGGCGACCCGGTCGAGGGCGCCGAGGTGTCCGTCTCGATGCAGGAACACGAGTTCAAGTTCGGGGCCATGACCAACGCGCCTCAGATAGCGAACACGGAGGAGGGCGACCCCTACCGCGAGAACCGCAAGGAGCTGTTCAACGCGGGTGTCCTCGAGAACTACCACAAGTGGGACTTCTGGGAGGGCGGCCAGGACACCGCCGACGCGGCCGTCGAGTGGATGGAGGCCCAGGACTGGTACATCCGCGGCCACGTCGCGCTGTGGGGGAGCGTCAGCTCCGCTGCCGTCCCCGACGACGTCGTCGACGCGATGGCCTGGGACAGCGACGCCGGCGAAGCCGTCCCCAGCGAGGCCGACTCGCAGTACGTCCGGGACGAGACCATCGCCCACGTCGAGGACATCGTCAGCTACTACGGCGACCGCATCGACGAATGGGAAGTTATCAACGAGCTTATCCCCCAGCCCGGCTTCGCCCGTGCCATCCACGGCGCCGACGTGAATCCGCCCGAGGCACCGATCCTCGGCGAGTGGTTCGCGACCGCCCAGGAGGCTGGCCCCGACGGCCAGCCGCTGGGTATCAACGACTACAACACCATCGAAGGGCCCTACAGTGGCCGCCGAGATCAGTACCAGACCCAGATCGAGACGGTTCAGAACACCGAGGCAGGGCTGGACTTCGTCGGCCTACAGAGTCACTTCAGCGAGAGCTCCTCGCTACTGCCCTCCCAGACGATGTCCGCGCTCGACAGCTACGCGGAGTACGACGTCCCGATCCGCATCACCGAGTTCGACATGTCCGACGAGAACTGGCCCGAGTCGGAGAAGGCCGACTTCTTCTACCAGTTCCTGAAGACGGTCTTCAGCCATCCGTCGGTCGAGCAATTCGTCGTCTGGGGCCTGATCGACACGCTGCACTGGCGCGACGACGCGCCGTTCTACGCGGCGGGTTGGGAGGAGAAACCGGCGCTCGACCGGTACCGCGACCTCGTGTTCGACCAGTGGTGGACCGAGGAATCGGGAACGACCGACTCGGAGGGTCGGTTCACGACGAACGCGTTCAAAGGCGAGTACGAGGTAACCGTCACCCACGACGGCGAGACGGTTACTAGGTCCGCGACACTCTCGGACGACGGCGCGACGGTATCGGTCGCGACGAACCTCTCGCCAGTCGTACAGGAATACGACAGCAACGGCAACAGTGCGGTAGAAGTGAGAGAGCTCGGTCGCGCAGCCACCGACTTCGCCCGTGGCGATCTCACCATCAGCGAGCTCTCGGAGATCGCGAGACTGTTCGCGTCGTCCTGA
- a CDS encoding DUF4129 domain-containing protein, translating into MDDYVSQEALRFVVIGLVAMAAIAVGAATITATVDTGATGGGQGPVEDPNEQQQNRGGGGSGDGPGGGDGFNRSGSSSGGDQVQFTTCVEPLTTWYGGLAYFGAAAMLVFLIKRRYSFGAAFLGLYALAPPVLLAYFLGTDCATVGGPGLGNGTVSSAANASSSPVASVDVPPAAILGVFGVVLVATAAVLFRASGDQGITTMEEEAADEGEGADVMDLAQAAGRAADRLEEHNADVDNEVYRAWWEMTSMLDVPNPDSATPGEFAEAAVDVGLCEDDVGELTRLFEEVRYGKRDAESREDLAIDVFRNIEDEYGGSTRSSVGREGDDGY; encoded by the coding sequence ATGGATGATTATGTGTCACAGGAAGCCCTGCGGTTCGTCGTGATCGGGCTCGTGGCGATGGCGGCCATCGCCGTGGGCGCCGCGACCATCACGGCGACCGTCGACACGGGGGCGACCGGTGGCGGGCAGGGTCCGGTGGAAGACCCGAACGAACAACAGCAGAACCGGGGCGGCGGCGGAAGCGGAGACGGCCCCGGCGGGGGTGACGGGTTCAACCGAAGCGGGAGCAGTTCCGGCGGGGATCAGGTTCAGTTCACTACCTGTGTCGAACCGCTGACGACGTGGTACGGCGGGCTGGCGTACTTCGGCGCCGCCGCGATGCTCGTCTTCCTTATCAAGCGCCGGTACTCCTTCGGCGCCGCGTTCCTCGGGCTGTACGCGCTCGCGCCGCCGGTGCTGCTGGCGTACTTCCTGGGGACCGACTGCGCGACCGTCGGCGGTCCCGGACTGGGTAACGGCACCGTCTCCAGTGCAGCCAACGCCTCGTCGTCGCCGGTCGCGTCGGTGGACGTGCCGCCGGCGGCCATCCTCGGCGTCTTCGGCGTCGTGCTCGTCGCGACGGCCGCGGTCCTGTTCCGCGCGTCGGGCGACCAGGGGATCACCACCATGGAAGAGGAGGCGGCCGACGAGGGCGAGGGCGCCGACGTGATGGACCTCGCCCAGGCCGCGGGTCGCGCGGCCGACCGCCTCGAAGAGCACAACGCCGACGTGGACAACGAGGTCTACCGCGCGTGGTGGGAGATGACGAGCATGCTCGACGTGCCCAACCCCGACAGCGCGACGCCCGGCGAGTTCGCCGAGGCGGCCGTCGACGTGGGCCTATGCGAAGACGACGTCGGAGAGCTGACCCGGCTGTTCGAGGAGGTCCGCTACGGCAAGCGCGACGCCGAGAGCCGCGAGGACCTCGCTATCGACGTGTTCCGCAACATCGAGGACGAGTACGGCGGGTCGACCCGCTCGTCGGTCGGACGGGAGGGCGACGATGGATATTGA